Proteins from a genomic interval of Capsicum annuum cultivar UCD-10X-F1 chromosome 4, UCD10Xv1.1, whole genome shotgun sequence:
- the LOC107867110 gene encoding serpin-ZX translates to MGLIHSRSHSHSCSSNSSHDQTTDMEMNESIITQTDVSFMLAKHVFSNEIKGDTNLVFSPPSIQIVLGLIAAGAKGPTRDQLLCFLKSKSIDELNSLYSHLVNIVFVDGSPNGGPRLSVANGVWIDQTLPLKPSFKKVVDKVYKAASNSVDFQNKATEVTNQVNQWAKMKTNDLIKEILPHGTVNNMTRLIFANALYFKGLWNDKFNASETEDHKFHLLRGGSVKAPFMTSNKKQYAVTFDGFKVLGLPYKHGRDTRRFCMYLILPDARDGLPALIDKISSEPGFLNHHLPCVKVKMIKLLIPKFKTTFSFEASKVLKGLGVTSPFCGGGLTEMVDSPLAGRLFVSQIFHKSFIEVNEEGTEAAAVTAGVVMTKSLKFEKEIDFVADHPFLFLIRDDATGVVLFIGSVLNPVAG, encoded by the exons ATGGGACTCATTCACTCTCGTTCTCACTCTCATTCTTGCTCGTCTAATTCTTCCCATGATCAAACTACTGATATGGAAATGAATGAATCGATCATCACCCAGACGGATGTTTCTTTCATGCTTGCTAAGCATGTCTTTTCGAACGAGATTAAAGGCGATACCAACCTCGTGTTCTCTCCTCCCTCAATTCAAATAGTACTAGGCCTGATTGCTGCCGGCGCAAAGGGACCAACTAGGGACCAGCTTCTCTGTTTCCTCAAGTCCAAATCTATCGATGAACTCAACTCTCTTTATTCTCATCTTGTCAATATCGTCTTTGTTGATGGCAGCCCCAATGGAGGTCCGCGTTTATCTGTTGCTAATGGTGTTTGGATCGACCAAACACTCCCTCTTAAGCCGTCTTTTAAAAAGGTTGTTGATAAAGTTTACAAGGCTGCTTCAAATTCTGTTGACTTTCAGAACAAG GCTACTGAGGTCACCAATCAAGTCAATCAGTGGGCTAAAATGAAGACAAATGATCTCATCAAAGAGATTCTTCCTCATGGCACAGTAAACAATATGACGAGGCTTATCTTTGCGAACGCGCTATATTTTAAAGGGCTATGGAATGACAAGTTCAATGCTTCAGAAACAGAAGACCATAAATTCCATCTCCTTAGAGGAGGGTCTGTTAAAGCACCTTTCATGACCAGCAATAAGAAGCAGTATGCAGTTACCTTTGATGGCTTTAAAGTATTGGGACTTCCTTATAAACATGGCAGAGATACGCGTCGTTTCTGCATGTATCTAATTTTGCCAGATGCCCGTGATGGATTACCAGCTTTAATCGACAAAATCAGTTCAGAACCAGGATTTTTAAACCACCACCTTCCGTGTGTAAAGGTTAAAATGATCAAGTTACTTATCCCTaagttcaaaacaactttcaGTTTTGAAGCATCTAAGGTTCTTAAGGGACTTGGTGTCACGTCGCCTTTCTGTGGTGGTGGCCTCACTGAGATGGTGGATTCCCCTTTAGCTGGGAGGTTGTTTGTTTCGCAGATATTTCACAAGTCCTTCATTGAGGTAAACGAGGAAGGGACCGAAGCTGCAGCTGTTACAGCTGGTGTAGTAATGACCAAGTCCTTGAAATTTGAGAAGGAAATCGACTTTGTTGCTGATCATCCATTCCTGTTCCTTATTAGAGACGATGCTACAGGTGTTGTGTTGTTCATAGGGAGCGTGCTGAATCCTGTAGCTGGGTAA
- the LOC107869433 gene encoding serpin-ZX produces MGLTHSHSHSHCQKMSESITTQTDVSFMLAKHVFSNEIKDDTNLVFSPLSIQIVLGLIAAGSMGPTKDQLLCFLKAKSIDELNSLYSHLVNIIFVDGSPNGGPRLSIANGVWIDQTFPLKPSFKKVVDKVYKATSNCIDFQNKATEVPNQVNQWAKMKTNDLIKEILPHGTVNNMTRLIFANALYFKGAWNDKFNASDMKDHKFHLLRGGSIKAPFMTSNKKQYAVAFDGFKVLGLHYKQGRDARCFCMYIILPDARDGLPALIDKISSSPGFLNHHLPCVKVKMSKLLIPKFKTTFSFEASTVLKGLGVTSPFCGGGLTEMVDSPLAGRLFISQIFHQSFIEVNEEGTEAAAVTASVIEPRSIEEEIDFVADHPFLFLIRDDSTGVVLFIGSVLNPLTS; encoded by the exons ATGGGACTCACTCACTCTCACTCTCACTCTCATTGTCAAAAAATGAGTGAGTCAATCACTACCCAGACGGACGTTTCTTTCATGCTTGCTAAGCATGTCTTTTCCAATGAGATTAAAGATGATACCAACCTCGTGTTCTCTCCTCTCTCAATTCAAATAGTACTAGGCCTGATTGCTGCAGGCTCAATGGGGCCAACTAAGGACCAGCTGCTCTGTTTCCTCAAGGCCAAATCTATCGATGAACTCAACTCTCTTTATTCTCATCTTGTCAATATCATCTTTGTTGATGGCAGCCCCAATGGAGGTCCGCGTTTGTCTATTGCTAATGGCGTTTGGATCGACCAAACATTCCCTCTTAAGCCGTCTTTTAAAAAGGTTGTTGATAAAGTGTACAAGGCTACTTCAAATTGTATTGATTTTCAGAACAAG GCTACTGAGGTCCCCAATCAAGTCAATCAGTGGGCTAAAATGAAGACAAATGATCTCATCAAAGAGATTCTTCCTCATGGCACAGTAAACAATATGACAAGGCTCATCTTTGCGAACGCTCTATATTTTAAAGGAGCGTGGAATGACAAGTTCAATGCTTCGGATATGAAAGACCATAAATTCCACCTCCTCAGAGGAGGGTCTATTAAAGCACCTTTCATGACCAGCAATAAGAAGCAATATGCAGTAGCCTTTGATGGCTTTAAAGTGTTGGGACTTCATTATAAACAAGGCAGAGATGCGCGATGTTTCTGTATGTATATCATTTTGCCAGATGCCCGTGATGGATTACCAGCTTTAATAGACAAAATCAGTTCATCACCGGGATTTTTAAACCACCACCTTCCGTGTGTAAAGGTTAAAATGAGCAAGTTACTTATCCCTaagttcaaaacaactttcaGTTTTGAAGCATCTACGGTTCTTAAGGGACTTGGTGTCACGTCGCCTTTCTGTGGTGGTGGCCTCACTGAGATGGTGGATTCCCCTTTAGCTGGGAGGCTGTTTATTTCACAGATATTTCACCAATCTTTCATTGAGGTAAACGAGGAAGGAACTGAAGCTGCAGCTGTTACAGCTAGTGTAATTGAGCCTAGGTCAATTGAGGAGGAAATCGACTTTGTTGCTGACCATCCATTCCTGTTCCTTATAAGAGATGATTCTACTGGTGTCGTGTTGTTCATAGGGAGCGTGTTGAATCCTCTAACTAGTTAA
- the LOC124897789 gene encoding uncharacterized protein LOC124897789 codes for MMFMRSPDLSYMRVIGCLCHATNLNKYDKFGPRAIRSVLIGYGDAQKGYRLYDLENHTFFISKDMVFDETPFPFQNYSDVVSKNPPWDVAQCLKFSILSTDSHPVYDEIAITSPPSTEDVSVSPMVQDHSSSSAHEIHTTPVVDIHRSPCLAETRGFNKTSRLPIWHKDFVTGTKSKSRQ; via the coding sequence TCTTACATGAGAGTGATCGGATGTTTGTGCCATGCTACCAATCTaaacaaatatgataaatttgGACCAAGAGCTATCAGATCAGTTTTAATAGGATATGGTGATGCACAAAAGGGTTATAGACTTTATGATCTTGAGAATCATACTTTTTTTATTAGTAAGGATATGGTGTTTGATGAAACACCgtttccttttcaaaattattcagATGTTGTGAGTAAAAATCCACCATGGGATGTTGCTCAATGTTTGAAATTCTCTATACTATCTACTGATTCACATCCAGTGTATGATGAGATTGCAATAACTAGTCCACCTTCAACAGAAGATGTTTCAGTCTCTCCTATGGTACAGGATCATTCCTCTTCATCTGCTCATGAAATACATACTACACCAGTGGTTGATATACACAGATCACCATGTCTTGCTGAGACAAGAGGGTTTAACAAGACAAGTAGACTACCTATCTGGCACAAGGATTTTGTTACGGGAACAAAGAGCAAGTCTCGTCAGTGA